A stretch of Spirosoma oryzicola DNA encodes these proteins:
- a CDS encoding carboxypeptidase regulatory-like domain-containing protein yields the protein MNRIIRVLLIVGISFGSLTVQAQSARLRAANKQFDNLSYLSAVRAYEEFLRADKKKDAAETQEALTKLGYSYRKLQDTRNAERIYAELVKGYTDLDSEIYLYYAQALAQNGKYRESQKMYSQYGEKQGQDLRGRRYTVSYMDMSRFYQDSSSYRLSSLPINSRQADFSPMYYKGGLVFVSARDESGVVKRVFSWNQTPFLDMYFHSDTNQLHVPNADVKTRSTSAAVLGGGAEAKEMATNEAADPNQPLTKAEIFSRTLNTKYHEGPMTFTRDQNTIVFTRNNTSKGKAGKSSDGIKKLKLYSSVNNGGKWVDIKEVPFNSNEYSVGHPAFAPDDSKLYFVSDMPGGYGGTDLYVVEYNNGQWGTPVNLGKEINTEGNEMFPFVDANGNLYFSSDGHEGLGGLDVFFAELRDGIAYKGVQNVGAPVNSEKDDFGFITDKYRTTGYFSSNRKKGVSDDDIYAFRRACKQLNILVFDSKTGSPIESADVRILRNGSNQDLRITNVDGRAEICVEANTDYEFRAVKEGYALNSVRFSTLTQSAKPVLSVSIYLERTESTLVRGVVKTEVNQQPAAGVKVTLRNEKDKSEQTVMTGPDGGYEFNMKPGAPYTLTAQKDRYATKRTQYNKVKKKDKIVTDSLGLYGVGDVFQLKNIYYDLNKFFIRADAAKELDHVLEILKEYPQMQIELRSHTDSRATDTYNIRLSENRARAALDYLVSRGVNAKRLVARGYGESEIVNGCIDGVNCSEDDHQQNRRTEFKILAVQ from the coding sequence ATGAACCGAATTATACGGGTTTTGCTCATCGTTGGAATATCGTTTGGTAGCCTTACCGTTCAGGCGCAAAGTGCGCGCCTGCGAGCGGCTAACAAACAGTTTGATAACCTTAGTTACCTCAGTGCCGTACGAGCGTATGAAGAATTTCTGCGAGCTGATAAAAAGAAAGATGCTGCCGAAACCCAGGAAGCACTGACTAAACTGGGCTATAGCTACCGGAAGCTTCAAGATACACGAAATGCGGAACGGATTTACGCTGAATTGGTGAAGGGCTATACTGATCTGGACAGCGAAATTTATCTGTACTACGCGCAGGCACTGGCCCAGAACGGGAAATACCGCGAATCGCAGAAAATGTACAGTCAGTACGGCGAAAAACAAGGTCAGGATCTACGCGGACGCCGGTACACGGTTTCTTACATGGATATGAGCCGGTTCTATCAGGATTCGTCGTCGTATCGTCTTTCCAGTTTGCCCATCAACTCCCGGCAGGCTGATTTTAGTCCGATGTATTACAAAGGCGGCCTTGTATTTGTGTCGGCCCGTGACGAATCGGGTGTGGTAAAGCGGGTCTTTAGCTGGAACCAGACCCCATTTCTGGACATGTATTTCCATTCAGATACCAACCAACTGCACGTACCAAACGCCGACGTAAAGACACGTAGTACCAGCGCAGCCGTCCTGGGAGGAGGAGCTGAAGCGAAAGAAATGGCTACAAACGAAGCTGCTGATCCCAATCAGCCTTTGACCAAAGCCGAGATTTTCAGCCGCACGCTGAACACGAAATATCACGAAGGGCCTATGACCTTCACCCGCGATCAGAATACGATTGTTTTTACCCGGAACAATACCAGTAAAGGCAAAGCCGGAAAAAGCTCGGATGGTATCAAGAAACTGAAATTGTATTCTTCCGTAAACAACGGTGGTAAGTGGGTTGACATCAAAGAGGTGCCGTTCAATAGTAATGAATATTCCGTTGGACACCCTGCCTTTGCGCCTGACGATTCGAAGCTATATTTTGTGTCCGATATGCCCGGCGGATATGGTGGCACGGATTTGTATGTAGTCGAGTATAACAACGGCCAATGGGGCACGCCCGTAAACCTGGGTAAAGAAATTAATACGGAAGGAAACGAGATGTTTCCGTTTGTGGACGCTAACGGGAATCTGTACTTTTCGTCGGATGGCCACGAAGGGCTGGGTGGTCTTGATGTTTTCTTCGCTGAGTTGAGAGATGGTATTGCCTACAAAGGCGTTCAGAACGTGGGTGCGCCGGTTAACTCCGAGAAAGACGACTTTGGATTTATCACGGACAAATACAGAACGACGGGCTACTTCAGCAGTAACCGGAAGAAAGGCGTCAGCGACGATGATATCTATGCCTTTCGTCGGGCCTGCAAGCAACTCAATATTCTGGTGTTTGATTCGAAAACGGGTTCGCCCATCGAAAGCGCCGATGTACGTATCCTGCGTAACGGATCGAACCAGGATTTGCGGATAACTAACGTCGATGGTCGCGCGGAGATCTGCGTGGAAGCAAATACTGACTACGAGTTTCGGGCCGTAAAAGAAGGCTATGCACTAAACAGCGTCCGGTTCTCGACGCTTACCCAATCGGCAAAGCCCGTTTTAAGCGTATCAATCTATCTCGAACGAACCGAGAGTACGCTGGTACGGGGTGTTGTGAAAACAGAGGTCAACCAACAGCCAGCCGCCGGGGTCAAAGTAACCCTTCGTAACGAAAAAGATAAATCGGAACAGACCGTTATGACGGGACCCGATGGTGGCTATGAATTCAACATGAAGCCCGGTGCGCCGTACACGCTAACCGCTCAAAAAGACCGTTACGCGACCAAACGAACCCAGTACAACAAGGTCAAGAAAAAGGACAAGATTGTTACCGACTCGTTGGGGTTATACGGCGTGGGCGACGTGTTTCAGCTGAAAAACATTTATTACGATCTAAACAAGTTCTTTATTCGGGCTGATGCAGCGAAAGAACTCGATCACGTTCTGGAAATTTTAAAGGAATACCCGCAGATGCAGATTGAACTACGTTCTCACACCGATTCGCGCGCTACGGATACCTACAACATTCGACTTTCGGAGAACCGGGCTCGGGCCGCACTGGATTATCTGGTATCGCGCGGGGTCAACGCTAAACGGTTGGTGGCTCGCGGTTACGGCGAAAGCGAAATCGTTAATGGTTGCATTGACGGTGTCAACTGTTCCGAGGATGATCACCAGCAAAATCGCCGGACAGAGTTCAAAATTCTGGCTGTTCAATAA